A window of bacterium genomic DNA:
TGCGGGGAACTGCGTTCCTCCAATAACAACCAGGAGGTCACCCTCTGCGGATGGGTCCACCGCAGCCGCGACCACGGCGGGCTGATATTCATCAACCTGCGGGACCGCTACGGCATCACCC
This region includes:
- a CDS encoding OB-fold nucleic acid binding domain-containing protein; protein product: MKLETLGAWQRSHTCGELRSSNNNQEVTLCGWVHRSRDHGGLIFINLRDRYGIT